In Gordonia phthalatica, one genomic interval encodes:
- a CDS encoding MmcQ/YjbR family DNA-binding protein produces the protein MPHPIMFSDDDPILARLRTVALALPEATEKVAHGRPTFRCGKMFAMYGGGEKGSKVRRDTALLFIPEASEREALVQDPRFFVPAYVGAYGWLGIDLALDADWDEVGELLDASFRQVAPKRAIKVLEAG, from the coding sequence ATGCCGCACCCGATCATGTTCTCCGACGACGACCCGATCCTGGCCCGGCTGCGCACCGTCGCGCTGGCCCTGCCCGAGGCGACCGAGAAGGTGGCGCACGGCCGCCCGACGTTCCGCTGCGGAAAGATGTTCGCGATGTACGGAGGCGGCGAGAAGGGCTCCAAGGTGCGCCGAGACACGGCACTGCTCTTCATCCCAGAGGCGTCCGAACGTGAAGCCCTGGTTCAGGATCCACGCTTCTTCGTGCCCGCGTACGTCGGCGCGTACGGCTGGCTCGGCATCGATCTCGCGCTCGACGCCGACTGGGACGAGGTCGGCGAACTGCTCGACGCGAGCTTCCGACAGGTGGCTCCCAAGCGGGCGATCAAGGTGTTGGAGGCGGGCTGA
- the gatC gene encoding Asp-tRNA(Asn)/Glu-tRNA(Gln) amidotransferase subunit GatC, whose protein sequence is MSTDSQPAISRDEVAHLARLSRLALDDAELDRYASQLDAILSHVAQISEVAADDVPPTAHPAELRDVLREDVVLPSLTAEQALSGAPHVEQERFAVPQILGEE, encoded by the coding sequence ATGTCCACCGATTCCCAGCCGGCGATCAGCCGGGACGAGGTCGCGCACCTGGCGCGGTTGTCCCGCCTGGCGCTCGATGACGCCGAACTCGACCGCTACGCGTCGCAGCTCGACGCGATCCTGAGCCACGTGGCGCAGATCTCCGAGGTGGCCGCCGACGATGTGCCCCCGACCGCGCACCCGGCCGAGCTGCGCGACGTGCTGCGCGAAGACGTCGTCCTGCCGTCGCTGACCGCCGAGCAGGCCCTGTCGGGCGCGCCGCACGTCGAGCAGGAGCGCTTCGCCGTTCCGCAGATCCTGGGGGAGGAGTGA
- a CDS encoding YbjQ family protein, giving the protein MIIVTTNELPGYRIEHVFGEVFGLTVRSRHIGSNIGASFKAIAGGELRGITELLHEARNEALSRLAAEAQGKGANAVVAFRFETNEYAGTGGVEVCAYGTAVGVRPLQQQPL; this is encoded by the coding sequence ATGATCATCGTCACCACCAACGAGCTGCCCGGGTACCGGATCGAGCACGTCTTCGGAGAGGTCTTCGGTCTCACCGTCCGTTCACGGCACATCGGTTCCAACATCGGTGCCAGCTTCAAGGCGATCGCGGGCGGTGAGCTGCGCGGCATCACCGAACTGCTCCACGAGGCGCGTAACGAGGCACTCAGTCGCCTGGCCGCCGAAGCGCAGGGCAAGGGCGCGAACGCCGTCGTCGCGTTCCGTTTCGAGACCAACGAGTACGCGGGCACCGGCGGTGTCGAGGTGTGCGCGTACGGCACTGCGGTCGGTGTCCGTCCGCTCCAGCAGCAGCCGCTCTGA
- the gatA gene encoding Asp-tRNA(Asn)/Glu-tRNA(Gln) amidotransferase subunit GatA, which produces MSNTRTAGDITGLSAAELADKIAARDLSSVEVTQAHLDRIAEIDGELGAFLHVGADESLAAAKAADDAIAAGEAPSALAGVPIALKDVFTTTDAPTTCGSKILEGWMSPYDATVTAKLRAAGIPILGKTNMDEFAMGSSTENSAYQVTRNPWDVTRIPGGSGGGSAAALASYQAPLAIGTDTGGSIRQPASVTATVGVKPTYGTVSRYGLVACASSLDQGGPCGRTVLDTALLHQVIAGHDPRDSTSIDQAIPDVVGAARAGATGDLSGVRIGVVKQLQGDGYQPGVVASFEAACKQLTDLGATIVEVDCPHFSYALGAYYLILPSEVSSNLARFDAMRYGLRVGDDGTHSADEVMAMTRAAGFGPEVKRRIMIGTYALSSGAYDAFYGQAQKVRTLIARDFAKAYADVDVLISPTTPTTPFKLGEKVDDPLSMYLFDLCTLPVNLAGTAAMSVPSGLSSDDGLPVGLQIMAPAFGDDRLYRIGAAYEAARGPIG; this is translated from the coding sequence ATGAGCAACACCCGTACCGCCGGTGACATCACCGGTCTGTCCGCAGCCGAACTCGCCGACAAGATCGCCGCCCGCGACCTGTCGTCGGTCGAGGTCACCCAGGCACACCTGGATCGCATCGCCGAGATCGACGGCGAGCTCGGTGCGTTCCTGCACGTCGGCGCCGACGAGTCGCTCGCCGCCGCCAAGGCCGCCGACGACGCGATCGCAGCGGGCGAGGCGCCCTCCGCGCTGGCCGGTGTGCCGATCGCCCTCAAGGACGTCTTCACCACCACCGACGCCCCCACCACCTGCGGATCCAAGATCCTCGAAGGCTGGATGTCGCCGTACGATGCGACCGTCACCGCCAAGCTGCGCGCCGCCGGCATCCCGATCCTCGGCAAGACCAACATGGACGAGTTCGCGATGGGCTCCTCCACCGAGAACTCCGCCTACCAGGTGACCCGCAACCCGTGGGACGTCACGCGCATCCCCGGCGGCTCGGGCGGCGGCAGCGCCGCAGCGCTCGCGTCGTACCAGGCGCCCCTCGCGATCGGCACCGACACCGGCGGCTCCATCCGCCAGCCCGCGTCGGTCACCGCGACGGTCGGCGTCAAGCCCACCTACGGCACCGTCTCGCGCTACGGCCTCGTCGCCTGCGCGTCGTCGCTGGACCAGGGCGGCCCCTGCGGTCGCACCGTCCTCGACACCGCACTGCTGCACCAGGTGATCGCCGGACACGACCCGCGCGACTCCACCTCCATCGACCAGGCGATCCCCGACGTGGTCGGCGCAGCCCGCGCCGGCGCGACCGGCGACCTGTCCGGCGTGCGCATCGGTGTGGTCAAGCAACTGCAGGGCGACGGCTACCAGCCCGGCGTCGTCGCCTCCTTCGAAGCGGCGTGCAAGCAGCTCACCGACCTCGGTGCGACGATCGTCGAGGTGGACTGCCCGCACTTCTCGTACGCGCTGGGCGCCTACTACCTGATCCTCCCGTCGGAGGTGTCGAGTAACCTCGCCCGCTTCGACGCCATGCGCTACGGCCTCCGCGTCGGCGACGACGGCACCCACAGCGCCGACGAGGTCATGGCTATGACGCGCGCCGCAGGCTTCGGCCCGGAGGTCAAGCGTCGCATCATGATCGGCACCTACGCGCTCAGCTCGGGCGCCTACGACGCCTTCTACGGCCAGGCGCAGAAGGTCCGCACGCTCATCGCGCGCGACTTCGCCAAGGCCTACGCCGACGTCGACGTGCTGATCTCGCCGACCACCCCGACCACCCCGTTCAAGCTGGGCGAGAAGGTCGACGACCCGCTGTCGATGTACCTCTTCGATCTGTGCACCCTGCCGGTGAACCTGGCAGGCACCGCCGCGATGTCGGTCCCGTCGGGCCTCTCGTCCGACGACGGTCTCCCCGTCGGCCTGCAGATCATGGCACCCGCGTTCGGCGACGACCGCCTGTACCGCATCGGCGCCGCCTACGAGGCCGCGCGCGGCCCCATCGGCTAG
- a CDS encoding response regulator — protein sequence MPTTVLIADDQAMVRAGFAALLNAADDISVLGDAEDGIVAVDEVKRLRPDVVLMDVRMPRRDGLWAAEQIVSSGLPTKVLMLTTFDIDDYVYSALRIGASGFLLKDAPADELVRAVRVVARGDALLAPSVTKRLIEQVTSRSARPTTSAAAVLTPRELEVLSTVADGKSNAEIAQELFVSEQTVKTHVSNMLTKLGLRDRAQAVVFAYENGLK from the coding sequence GTGCCGACAACCGTGCTGATCGCCGACGACCAGGCGATGGTCCGCGCCGGGTTCGCCGCCCTCCTGAACGCTGCCGACGACATCTCGGTGCTCGGTGACGCGGAGGACGGAATCGTCGCCGTCGACGAGGTGAAACGCCTGCGGCCCGACGTCGTCCTGATGGACGTTCGGATGCCGCGGCGCGACGGCCTGTGGGCCGCCGAGCAGATCGTCTCGTCGGGTCTGCCGACCAAGGTGCTGATGCTGACGACCTTCGACATCGACGACTACGTGTACTCCGCCCTGCGGATCGGCGCGTCGGGCTTCCTGCTGAAGGACGCGCCCGCCGATGAACTGGTCCGTGCCGTGCGGGTCGTCGCCCGCGGCGACGCGCTGCTGGCGCCGTCGGTGACGAAGCGGCTGATCGAGCAGGTGACCTCGCGGTCGGCGCGACCCACCACGTCGGCCGCCGCGGTGCTGACCCCGCGTGAACTGGAGGTGCTGTCGACCGTGGCCGACGGCAAGTCGAACGCGGAGATCGCGCAGGAGCTGTTCGTGTCCGAGCAGACGGTCAAGACGCACGTCAGCAACATGCTCACCAAGCTCGGCTTGCGCGATCGCGCGCAGGCCGTCGTCTTCGCGTACGAGAACGGCCTGAAGTAG
- a CDS encoding alpha/beta-hydrolase family protein, which yields MNPRGVLRVRPAVAIGALVGRLLALAPGVMPRSTLIAVAAGVLLTLVGMGVGAAAGAVRNRLVDDRPDPVTGVWLAVGLMASGVAVGVAARHEIAVRAALDVPSIGIGWVLAVTTVPMIAAVLAVTIRPRVWAATVLVGAVALTALRTPGPADAARPDVPDSPAMIYSLLTEPGSVQTRADRLVDRWVDAGGLDRRAVVVAVPTGSGWVDAGTVDGVQRRFDDSVTVLALQYDDVASWKAFVSSPDAAGDSAIAVLRAVDRRLDAVPPQRRPRVYLVGQSLGAVGADAARAWAVRTGAHVDGTVLAGPPAGTVEALPSCARRVVLANRDDPVTAFSEALLWRPADRTLDAEPTDDGDRQPWLPVVSMIGTVLDLPGALDVPTGHGHRYGVEQGLAIGRLPAGC from the coding sequence ATGAATCCTCGCGGAGTGTTGCGGGTCAGGCCCGCCGTCGCGATCGGGGCACTGGTCGGTCGGTTGCTGGCCCTCGCACCCGGAGTGATGCCGCGATCGACGCTGATCGCCGTCGCCGCGGGCGTGCTGCTGACACTGGTCGGGATGGGCGTCGGCGCCGCCGCGGGTGCCGTGCGGAATCGCCTGGTGGACGACCGTCCCGACCCGGTGACCGGCGTCTGGCTGGCCGTCGGGCTGATGGCGAGCGGTGTGGCGGTCGGAGTCGCCGCCCGCCACGAGATCGCGGTTCGTGCGGCCCTCGACGTGCCGTCCATCGGGATCGGCTGGGTGCTCGCGGTGACGACGGTGCCGATGATCGCCGCGGTGCTGGCGGTGACGATCCGACCCCGCGTGTGGGCGGCGACGGTCCTGGTCGGCGCGGTCGCACTCACAGCACTGCGAACGCCGGGCCCCGCGGACGCGGCCCGACCGGACGTGCCCGACAGTCCCGCGATGATCTACAGCCTGCTCACCGAGCCGGGGTCGGTCCAGACGCGGGCCGACCGGCTCGTCGACCGATGGGTCGATGCGGGCGGCCTCGACCGTCGCGCCGTCGTGGTCGCGGTCCCGACCGGGTCGGGGTGGGTCGACGCCGGGACCGTCGACGGAGTGCAGCGCCGCTTCGACGATTCGGTGACGGTCCTGGCGCTGCAGTACGACGACGTCGCGTCCTGGAAGGCATTCGTGTCCTCGCCCGACGCTGCCGGCGACAGTGCGATCGCCGTGCTGCGCGCCGTCGACCGTCGCCTCGACGCGGTGCCGCCGCAGCGACGTCCGCGCGTGTATCTGGTCGGCCAGAGTCTGGGTGCGGTCGGTGCCGACGCCGCGCGGGCGTGGGCGGTGCGCACGGGTGCCCACGTCGACGGCACCGTCCTCGCCGGGCCGCCGGCCGGGACTGTCGAAGCGCTCCCGAGCTGCGCGCGACGCGTCGTCCTGGCCAATCGGGACGATCCCGTCACTGCGTTCAGCGAGGCGCTGCTGTGGCGACCCGCCGATCGGACGCTGGACGCAGAGCCCACTGACGACGGCGACCGGCAGCCGTGGCTGCCGGTCGTGTCGATGATCGGGACCGTGCTCGATCTTCCGGGTGCGCTGGACGTGCCGACCGGGCACGGCCATCGCTACGGGGTGGAGCAGGGGCTGGCGATCGGTCGCCTGCCCGCGGGGTGCTAG
- a CDS encoding sensor histidine kinase: MRFRQLAVLPYRAWIARVPDPTLNRYLSQARNWVAAVAAITMIAVTWPVLGETTSIPAYLLPAFAIVGCGGIAVVFFGEAPVRAGWALTIITAAVASLIPNDGPMPMPVPLFLAVLVMTVAALCTQPLNRLPVVAVATAGLFVIGLDLEAVIGWCFALAVATISIAFLRYRASSRREIAEQTEQTEVLRAREAVLAERSRIARDLHDIVAHRMSMIVVMAQTAPYRLAAAEPAEEIGPGARTEFDGIADAARQSLDEVRQLLGVLRPHDGEPAALRPVQGLDDLPELIDGVRAVGVHVTLDDAVEHAAVAETVGAVAYRIVQESVTNATRHAPGSTVTARLVVDPAQTLQVTIDNGAATEPVGDHRGGGHGIVGMTERARAVGGTLVAEPTADGGFAVRAELPVGLG, encoded by the coding sequence GTGAGATTTCGACAACTGGCCGTGCTGCCGTACCGGGCGTGGATCGCGCGCGTCCCCGACCCGACCCTGAACCGGTACCTGTCGCAGGCCCGGAACTGGGTGGCGGCGGTCGCCGCGATCACCATGATCGCCGTGACCTGGCCCGTCCTCGGCGAGACGACGTCGATCCCCGCCTACCTGCTGCCGGCATTCGCGATCGTCGGCTGCGGCGGCATCGCCGTCGTCTTCTTCGGTGAGGCGCCGGTGCGCGCGGGGTGGGCGCTGACCATCATCACGGCAGCGGTGGCGTCGCTGATCCCGAACGACGGCCCGATGCCGATGCCGGTTCCCCTGTTCCTGGCGGTGCTGGTGATGACGGTCGCGGCCCTGTGCACGCAGCCGCTGAACCGACTGCCGGTGGTGGCCGTCGCGACGGCCGGCCTCTTCGTCATCGGGCTGGACCTCGAGGCCGTGATCGGCTGGTGTTTCGCCCTCGCCGTTGCGACCATCAGCATCGCCTTCCTCCGCTACCGGGCCAGCTCGCGTCGTGAGATCGCCGAGCAGACCGAACAGACCGAGGTCCTCCGCGCCCGAGAGGCGGTGCTCGCCGAACGGTCGAGGATCGCCCGCGACCTGCACGACATCGTCGCCCACCGCATGTCGATGATCGTCGTGATGGCGCAGACCGCGCCGTACCGTCTCGCCGCCGCCGAACCCGCCGAGGAGATCGGCCCCGGCGCGCGCACCGAGTTCGACGGCATCGCCGACGCCGCGCGCCAATCGCTCGACGAGGTGCGACAGCTGCTCGGCGTTCTGCGCCCGCACGACGGCGAGCCCGCCGCCCTCCGGCCGGTGCAGGGCCTCGACGACCTGCCCGAACTGATCGACGGCGTCCGCGCCGTCGGCGTCCACGTGACCCTCGACGACGCCGTCGAGCACGCCGCCGTCGCGGAGACCGTCGGCGCCGTCGCCTACCGCATCGTGCAGGAGTCGGTCACCAACGCGACCCGGCATGCCCCCGGCTCCACCGTGACCGCTCGGCTCGTCGTCGACCCGGCGCAGACCCTCCAGGTGACGATCGACAACGGTGCCGCGACCGAACCGGTCGGGGACCACCGCGGCGGCGGTCACGGCATCGTCGGAATGACCGAGCGGGCACGAGCCGTCGGCGGGACGCTCGTCGCCGAGCCGACGGCCGACGGCGGCTTCGCCGTCCGCGCGGAGCTGCCCGTCGGGCTAGGCTGA
- a CDS encoding amino acid-binding protein, giving the protein MSYLLRVLLSDRPGSLGMLAVQLGAIGADIRSLEVVERADGMVIDDLVVDLPAGALPDTLITAAEKVSGIRVDSLRPFAGVLDTHQELELIDLVAAGGKDRLQVLVDHAPRVLRVSWAAVLAKPGADVLRLYASSGAPETPLVDADWLPLEKVQSFDPESDWIPQSWRDMDTRVAAAPLGVNGKALLLGRIGGPDFRPAEIARLGYLAGIIGTMAKNKKKA; this is encoded by the coding sequence GTGTCGTATCTGCTGCGAGTCCTCCTGAGTGACCGTCCCGGCAGCCTCGGCATGCTGGCCGTGCAGTTGGGTGCGATCGGTGCCGACATCCGGTCGCTCGAGGTCGTGGAACGCGCCGACGGCATGGTGATCGACGACCTGGTCGTCGACCTTCCCGCCGGTGCCCTCCCCGACACCCTCATCACCGCCGCCGAGAAGGTGAGCGGCATCCGCGTCGACTCACTGCGCCCGTTCGCCGGTGTCCTCGACACCCACCAGGAGCTGGAGCTCATCGACCTGGTCGCGGCCGGCGGCAAGGATCGGCTGCAGGTCCTCGTCGATCACGCGCCGCGTGTGCTGCGGGTGTCGTGGGCTGCGGTCCTCGCCAAGCCGGGCGCCGACGTGCTCCGTCTGTACGCGAGTTCCGGTGCGCCCGAGACGCCGCTGGTCGACGCCGACTGGCTGCCTCTGGAGAAGGTGCAGTCCTTCGACCCCGAGTCCGACTGGATTCCGCAGTCGTGGCGCGACATGGACACGCGTGTCGCCGCCGCCCCGCTCGGGGTCAACGGCAAGGCGCTGCTCCTGGGCCGCATCGGCGGCCCCGACTTCCGTCCCGCTGAGATCGCCAGACTCGGCTACCTCGCCGGAATCATCGGCACCATGGCGAAAAACAAGAAGAAGGCGTGA
- the ligA gene encoding NAD-dependent DNA ligase LigA, translated as MGEQNADPAREWALLAEEVRGHQFRYYVQDAPIISDGEFDTLLRKLQALEDAHPELAVADSPTKLVGGGFSTDFTSVDHLERMMSLDNVFDHDEMRTWISRVDEEVGAETEFLCELKIDGVALALVYENGKLVRGVTRGDGRTGEDVTLNARTITDVPHVLDDSVRPVPKLLEVRGEVFFRVEDFAALNASLVEEGKAPFANPRNSAAGSLRQKNPQITAKRHLRMICHGLGKIDGWKPESLHDAYLALGDWGLPVSSHTRKATTADEILGIIDYWGENRHSVEHEIDGLVVKVDDVTLERRLGATSRAPRWAIAYKYPPEEVTTKLLDIMVGVGRTGRVTPWALMEPVLVAGSTVARATLHNAFEVKRKGVLIGDTITIRKAGEVIPEVLGPVVELRDGTEREFVMPTDCPECGTELAPAREGDKDIRCPNQRSCPGQLRERLFYLAGRGAFDIEALGYEGAQALLSSGVLTDEGDLFTLTADDLVKTDIYTTKAGALSANGKRFLANLDKAKDVPLWRVLVGLSIRHVGPTPARALATAFGDLDAIANATVEELADVDGLGPTRAASVHDWFTVDWHRDIVAKWRAAGVSMSDERDESIERTLEGKTIVVTGSLVDFSRDGAKEAIIVRGGKASGSVSKKTDYVVIGDSPGSKAAKAEELGVPILDEEGFKALLANGFVGEPESDPDSE; from the coding sequence ATGGGGGAGCAGAACGCCGATCCGGCGCGCGAGTGGGCATTGCTCGCGGAAGAGGTTCGCGGACACCAGTTCCGCTACTACGTGCAGGATGCGCCGATCATCAGTGACGGCGAGTTCGACACCCTGCTCCGAAAGCTGCAGGCGCTCGAGGACGCCCACCCCGAGCTGGCGGTCGCCGACTCGCCGACCAAACTCGTCGGCGGCGGCTTCTCGACCGACTTCACGTCCGTCGACCACCTCGAACGGATGATGTCGCTCGACAACGTCTTCGACCACGACGAGATGCGCACCTGGATCTCGAGGGTCGACGAGGAGGTCGGTGCCGAGACCGAGTTCCTGTGCGAACTCAAGATCGACGGCGTCGCCCTCGCACTCGTCTACGAGAACGGCAAGCTGGTCCGCGGCGTCACCCGCGGAGACGGTCGCACCGGCGAGGACGTCACCCTCAACGCCCGGACCATCACCGATGTCCCTCACGTGCTCGACGACTCCGTCCGCCCGGTGCCGAAACTGCTCGAGGTCCGCGGCGAAGTGTTCTTCCGCGTCGAGGACTTCGCCGCCCTGAACGCCTCCCTCGTCGAAGAGGGCAAAGCGCCGTTCGCCAACCCCCGGAACTCGGCGGCCGGATCACTGCGGCAAAAGAACCCGCAGATCACCGCCAAACGGCACCTGCGGATGATCTGCCACGGCCTGGGCAAGATCGACGGCTGGAAGCCCGAATCCCTGCACGACGCCTACCTGGCGCTCGGGGACTGGGGACTGCCGGTGTCGTCGCACACCCGCAAGGCCACGACCGCCGACGAGATCCTCGGCATCATCGACTACTGGGGCGAGAACCGGCACTCGGTGGAACACGAGATCGACGGCCTCGTCGTCAAGGTCGACGACGTCACGCTGGAACGACGACTCGGCGCCACCTCCCGCGCCCCCCGCTGGGCGATCGCCTACAAGTACCCGCCCGAAGAGGTCACGACCAAGCTGCTCGACATCATGGTCGGCGTCGGACGCACCGGTCGCGTGACGCCGTGGGCGCTGATGGAACCGGTGCTCGTCGCCGGATCCACCGTCGCGCGCGCCACCCTCCACAACGCCTTCGAGGTGAAGCGCAAGGGCGTCCTGATCGGCGACACCATCACCATCCGCAAGGCCGGAGAAGTGATCCCCGAAGTCCTCGGACCCGTCGTCGAACTCCGTGACGGCACCGAACGCGAGTTCGTGATGCCCACCGACTGCCCCGAATGCGGCACCGAACTCGCCCCCGCGCGGGAAGGCGACAAGGACATCCGCTGCCCCAACCAGCGGTCGTGCCCGGGACAACTCCGCGAGCGCCTGTTCTACCTCGCCGGCCGCGGCGCCTTCGACATCGAAGCGCTCGGATACGAAGGCGCGCAGGCACTCCTGAGCAGCGGGGTCCTCACCGACGAAGGCGACCTGTTCACCCTGACCGCCGACGACCTCGTCAAGACCGACATCTACACCACCAAAGCCGGGGCACTGTCCGCCAACGGCAAACGCTTCCTCGCGAACCTCGACAAGGCGAAGGACGTTCCGCTGTGGCGTGTGCTCGTCGGCCTGTCGATCCGCCACGTCGGACCCACCCCCGCCCGCGCGCTCGCCACCGCCTTCGGTGATCTCGACGCCATCGCCAACGCCACCGTCGAAGAACTCGCCGACGTCGACGGTCTCGGCCCCACCCGTGCCGCTAGCGTCCACGACTGGTTCACCGTCGACTGGCACCGCGACATCGTCGCCAAGTGGCGTGCCGCCGGCGTCTCCATGTCCGACGAGCGCGACGAATCCATCGAGCGCACCCTCGAAGGAAAGACCATCGTCGTCACCGGCTCCCTCGTCGACTTCTCCCGCGACGGAGCCAAAGAAGCGATCATCGTCCGCGGCGGCAAGGCATCCGGGTCGGTCTCCAAGAAGACGGACTACGTCGTCATCGGCGACTCTCCCGGCAGCAAGGCCGCCAAAGCCGAGGAGCTGGGTGTGCCGATCCTCGACGAGGAGGGGTTCAAAGCGCTGCTTGCCAACGGGTTTGTCGGTGAGCCTGAGTCTGATCCCGACTCCGAATAG
- a CDS encoding 6-phosphofructokinase translates to MARFGILTSGGDCPGLNAVIRGTVLQGTSVHDHEYVGFRDGFKGLVYGDAMDLDRSVVRGISQQGGTILGTSRFGPYVEPDGGADNIKVALERLGIDGVIAIGGDGTMAAANRLLEDGIPVVGVPKTIDNDLKATDYTFGFNTAVEIATEAVDRLRTTGNSHKRCMVLEVMGRHAGWIAMYAGVAAGAHAILIPEQPESLEQICEWVTSVRDRGRSPMVVVAEGFKFPDMDEAHSHKGMDGFNRPRLGGIAEILAPLIEEHTGIETRATVLGHIQRGGVPSAWDRVLGTRFGQAVSDLVADREWGKMVALRGTDIVRVPFSEAVGHTKTVPLEYYAGSRAIFG, encoded by the coding sequence ATGGCTCGTTTCGGCATTCTGACCTCCGGCGGAGACTGCCCCGGACTCAACGCGGTGATCCGCGGGACAGTCCTGCAGGGCACCTCGGTCCACGACCATGAGTACGTGGGGTTCCGCGACGGGTTCAAAGGGCTGGTCTACGGCGACGCGATGGACCTGGACCGCAGCGTGGTCCGCGGCATCTCCCAGCAGGGCGGCACCATTCTGGGCACCAGCCGGTTCGGCCCCTACGTGGAACCCGACGGCGGCGCCGACAACATCAAGGTCGCCTTGGAACGGCTCGGGATCGACGGCGTGATCGCCATCGGCGGCGATGGCACGATGGCCGCCGCGAACCGTCTCCTGGAGGACGGCATCCCGGTGGTCGGCGTCCCCAAGACCATCGACAACGACTTGAAGGCCACCGACTACACCTTCGGTTTCAACACCGCCGTCGAGATCGCGACCGAGGCCGTCGACCGGCTCCGCACCACCGGCAACTCGCACAAGCGCTGCATGGTCCTGGAGGTGATGGGCAGGCACGCCGGCTGGATCGCCATGTACGCCGGCGTCGCCGCGGGCGCCCACGCCATCCTGATCCCGGAGCAGCCCGAGTCGCTGGAGCAGATCTGCGAGTGGGTCACCAGTGTCCGCGACCGTGGTCGTTCGCCGATGGTCGTCGTGGCGGAGGGCTTCAAGTTCCCCGACATGGACGAGGCTCACTCGCACAAGGGGATGGACGGCTTCAACCGCCCGCGCCTGGGCGGCATCGCGGAGATCCTGGCCCCGCTCATCGAGGAGCACACCGGGATCGAGACCCGCGCGACGGTCCTCGGCCACATCCAGCGCGGCGGCGTCCCCAGCGCTTGGGACCGGGTGCTCGGCACCCGCTTCGGCCAGGCAGTCAGCGACCTGGTCGCCGACCGTGAGTGGGGCAAGATGGTGGCCCTCCGCGGCACCGACATCGTCCGCGTCCCCTTCTCCGAGGCCGTCGGCCACACCAAGACCGTCCCGCTGGAGTACTACGCCGGGTCCCGCGCGATCTTCGGGTAG